From the genome of Carassius auratus strain Wakin unplaced genomic scaffold, ASM336829v1 scaf_tig00217332, whole genome shotgun sequence, one region includes:
- the LOC113100678 gene encoding zinc finger protein draculin isoform X1, whose translation MAVMHFVCKLPIKTPEEDEEKKVTASAAPPHSFESSEICFSNHTAIHLQFGYSPKSLRKKVKNMTDPEPSGIKQEDTEQQIDLIEQKKEIEELIEEGENHHVKTEEISWKSSLKRRDKIWPPCEKSLSFKQNPDIKIKCHLEGKLYKCDQCGKSFAQKGNLTKHMNIHTGEKPYTCGQCGKSFRLKATLNKHTRIHTSDKPYTCDKCGKSFRQKTTLNKHTRIHTAEKPYTCDQCGKSFRQKTTLNKHTRIHTADKTYTCDKCGKSFKLKAILNKHTRIHIGEKPYTCDKCGKSFKQKATLSEHTRIHTADKPYTCDQCGMSFRQKTTLNKHTRIHTGEKPYTCDHCGRSFSQKVYRDTHLKTHTGEKPYTCVQCGKSFTQKGALNVHMRIHTGEKPHTCDQCGKSFRHKQLLKEHMRLHTGEKPYTCDQCGKSFRKYGGFKKHLLTHSRERLENCDQSSRTFLKDRLKAHTKKKPYICYLCGKSFSQITALKIHQKRHSGVKDHVCSKCGKTFFTYGALKVHQTVHTTETPYKCSHCDKRFKRSTYLQIHERIHTGEKPYTCDQCGKSFRLKEMLNRHMTIHTVEKLHTCNHCGKHFRQKGNLNKHMNIHTGENLHKCDQCGKSFVTKGTLKEHMKVHTGERPHTCDQCGKSFTQKGSLFKHMKSHTGEKPHTCDQCGKSFTLKETLNDHMKIHTTETPFKCSHCDKRFKRSKYMKIHERIHNGEK comes from the exons atggcggtaatgcacttCGTCTGCAAACTGCCGATAAAAACcccagaagaagatgaagaaaagaAAGTCACTGCTAGTGCAGCGCCACCACACAGCTTTGAGTCTTCTGAG ATCTGCTTCTCCAACCACACAGCAATTCACCTACAGTTCGGCTACTCTCCCAAAAGtttaagaaagaaagtcaaaaacATGACGGATCCAGAACCCAGCGGAATAAAACAGGAAGATACTGAACAACAAATAG ACCTGATAGAACAGAAAAAGGAGATTGAAGAACTGATTGAAGAGGGAGAAAACCATCATGTCAAAACTGAAGAGATATCGTGGAAATCCTCACTGAAAAGAAGAGACAAAATATGGCCTCCGTGTGAAAAGAGTCTCTCATTCAAGCAAAAtcctgatattaaaataaaatgtcacctTGAAGGAAAGCTGTAcaaatgtgatcagtgtgggaagagttttgcACAAAAAGGAAACCTTACAAAACACATGAATATCCACACTGGGGAGAAGCCATACACATGTggtcagtgtggaaagagcttcagaCTAAAAGCTACTCTTAACAAACACACAAGGATCCACACTTCAGATAAGCCATACACATGTGATAAGTGTGGGAAGAGCTTCAGACAAAAAACTACTCTTAACAAACACACAAGGATCCACACTGCAGAGAAGCCGTACacgtgtgatcagtgtgggaagagcttCAGACAAAAAACTACTCTTAACAAACACACAAGGATCCACACTGCAGATAAGACGTACACGTGTGATAAGTGTGGGAAGAGCTTCAAACTAAAAGCTATTCTTAACAAACACACAAGGATCCACATTGGAGAGAAGCCGTACACATGTGATAAGTGTGGGAAGAGCTTCAAACAAAAAGCTACTCTTAGCGAACACACAAGGATCCACACTGCAGATAagccgtacacatgtgatcagtgtgggatgAGCTTCAGACAAAAAACTACTCTTAACAAACACAcaaggatccacactggagagaagccgtacacatgtgatcaTTGTGGAAGGAGTTTCTCACAAAAAGTATACCGTGACACACACTTAAAaacccacactggagagaagccgtacacTTGTgttcagtgtgggaagagtttcacacaaaaaGGAGCCCTTAATGtgcacatgaggatccacactggagagaagccacacacatgtgatcagtgtgggaagagtttcagacATAAGCAACTCCTTAAGGAACACATGAggcttcacactggagagaagccatacacatgtgatcagtgtggaaaaagtttcagaAAATATGGTGGTTTTAAAAAACATCTGCTTACTCATTCTAGAGAGAGACTAGAAAACTGTGACCAAAGCAGTAGAACATTCCTAAAGGACCGTTTGAAAGCTCATACAAAGAAGAAGCCTTACATTTGTTAtttatgtggaaagagttttagtcAGATTACTGCATTAAAGATACATCAGAAAAGACACAGTGGTGTGAAGGATCATGTTTGCTCTAAGTGTGGGAAGACATTTTTTACATATGGCGCACTTAAAGTGCACCAGACAGTTCACACTACAGAAAccccttacaagtgttcacactgtgacaagagattcaaacgGTCAACATATCTGCaaatacatgagaggatccacactggagagaaaccatatacATGCGATCAATGTGGGAAGAGCTTCAGACTAAAAGAAATGCTTAATCGACACATGACTATCCACACTGTAGAGAAGCTACACACATGTAATCACTGTGGGAAGCATTTTAGGCAAAAAGGAAACCTTAATAAACATATGAatatccacactggagagaatctACAcaaatgtgatcagtgtgggaagagtttcgtAACAAAAGGAACCCTTAAAGAACACATGAAAGTCCACACTGGAGAGAGgccacacacatgtgatcagtgtggcaaGAGTTTCACACAAAAAGGAAGCCTTTTCAAACATATGAAAAGCCACACTGGGGAGAAGCCGCACacctgtgatcagtgtggaaaaagtttcacattaaaagaaaCCCTTAATGATCACATGAAGATCCACACTACAGAAACACcttttaagtgttcacactgtgacaagagattcaaacggtcaaaatatatgaaaatacatgagaggatccacaatGGAGAGAAGTAG
- the LOC113100678 gene encoding gastrula zinc finger protein XlCGF26.1 isoform X2, which produces MTDPEPSGIKQEDTEQQIDLIEQKKEIEELIEEGENHHVKTEEISWKSSLKRRDKIWPPCEKSLSFKQNPDIKIKCHLEGKLYKCDQCGKSFAQKGNLTKHMNIHTGEKPYTCGQCGKSFRLKATLNKHTRIHTSDKPYTCDKCGKSFRQKTTLNKHTRIHTAEKPYTCDQCGKSFRQKTTLNKHTRIHTADKTYTCDKCGKSFKLKAILNKHTRIHIGEKPYTCDKCGKSFKQKATLSEHTRIHTADKPYTCDQCGMSFRQKTTLNKHTRIHTGEKPYTCDHCGRSFSQKVYRDTHLKTHTGEKPYTCVQCGKSFTQKGALNVHMRIHTGEKPHTCDQCGKSFRHKQLLKEHMRLHTGEKPYTCDQCGKSFRKYGGFKKHLLTHSRERLENCDQSSRTFLKDRLKAHTKKKPYICYLCGKSFSQITALKIHQKRHSGVKDHVCSKCGKTFFTYGALKVHQTVHTTETPYKCSHCDKRFKRSTYLQIHERIHTGEKPYTCDQCGKSFRLKEMLNRHMTIHTVEKLHTCNHCGKHFRQKGNLNKHMNIHTGENLHKCDQCGKSFVTKGTLKEHMKVHTGERPHTCDQCGKSFTQKGSLFKHMKSHTGEKPHTCDQCGKSFTLKETLNDHMKIHTTETPFKCSHCDKRFKRSKYMKIHERIHNGEK; this is translated from the exons ATGACGGATCCAGAACCCAGCGGAATAAAACAGGAAGATACTGAACAACAAATAG ACCTGATAGAACAGAAAAAGGAGATTGAAGAACTGATTGAAGAGGGAGAAAACCATCATGTCAAAACTGAAGAGATATCGTGGAAATCCTCACTGAAAAGAAGAGACAAAATATGGCCTCCGTGTGAAAAGAGTCTCTCATTCAAGCAAAAtcctgatattaaaataaaatgtcacctTGAAGGAAAGCTGTAcaaatgtgatcagtgtgggaagagttttgcACAAAAAGGAAACCTTACAAAACACATGAATATCCACACTGGGGAGAAGCCATACACATGTggtcagtgtggaaagagcttcagaCTAAAAGCTACTCTTAACAAACACACAAGGATCCACACTTCAGATAAGCCATACACATGTGATAAGTGTGGGAAGAGCTTCAGACAAAAAACTACTCTTAACAAACACACAAGGATCCACACTGCAGAGAAGCCGTACacgtgtgatcagtgtgggaagagcttCAGACAAAAAACTACTCTTAACAAACACACAAGGATCCACACTGCAGATAAGACGTACACGTGTGATAAGTGTGGGAAGAGCTTCAAACTAAAAGCTATTCTTAACAAACACACAAGGATCCACATTGGAGAGAAGCCGTACACATGTGATAAGTGTGGGAAGAGCTTCAAACAAAAAGCTACTCTTAGCGAACACACAAGGATCCACACTGCAGATAagccgtacacatgtgatcagtgtgggatgAGCTTCAGACAAAAAACTACTCTTAACAAACACAcaaggatccacactggagagaagccgtacacatgtgatcaTTGTGGAAGGAGTTTCTCACAAAAAGTATACCGTGACACACACTTAAAaacccacactggagagaagccgtacacTTGTgttcagtgtgggaagagtttcacacaaaaaGGAGCCCTTAATGtgcacatgaggatccacactggagagaagccacacacatgtgatcagtgtgggaagagtttcagacATAAGCAACTCCTTAAGGAACACATGAggcttcacactggagagaagccatacacatgtgatcagtgtggaaaaagtttcagaAAATATGGTGGTTTTAAAAAACATCTGCTTACTCATTCTAGAGAGAGACTAGAAAACTGTGACCAAAGCAGTAGAACATTCCTAAAGGACCGTTTGAAAGCTCATACAAAGAAGAAGCCTTACATTTGTTAtttatgtggaaagagttttagtcAGATTACTGCATTAAAGATACATCAGAAAAGACACAGTGGTGTGAAGGATCATGTTTGCTCTAAGTGTGGGAAGACATTTTTTACATATGGCGCACTTAAAGTGCACCAGACAGTTCACACTACAGAAAccccttacaagtgttcacactgtgacaagagattcaaacgGTCAACATATCTGCaaatacatgagaggatccacactggagagaaaccatatacATGCGATCAATGTGGGAAGAGCTTCAGACTAAAAGAAATGCTTAATCGACACATGACTATCCACACTGTAGAGAAGCTACACACATGTAATCACTGTGGGAAGCATTTTAGGCAAAAAGGAAACCTTAATAAACATATGAatatccacactggagagaatctACAcaaatgtgatcagtgtgggaagagtttcgtAACAAAAGGAACCCTTAAAGAACACATGAAAGTCCACACTGGAGAGAGgccacacacatgtgatcagtgtggcaaGAGTTTCACACAAAAAGGAAGCCTTTTCAAACATATGAAAAGCCACACTGGGGAGAAGCCGCACacctgtgatcagtgtggaaaaagtttcacattaaaagaaaCCCTTAATGATCACATGAAGATCCACACTACAGAAACACcttttaagtgttcacactgtgacaagagattcaaacggtcaaaatatatgaaaatacatgagaggatccacaatGGAGAGAAGTAG